A window of the Brassica oleracea var. oleracea cultivar TO1000 chromosome C1, BOL, whole genome shotgun sequence genome harbors these coding sequences:
- the LOC106293620 gene encoding fatty acyl-CoA reductase 2: MEALFLSYSSSSIAASIKLSRLHDRRDWCTLLRDKKRVGPTWCRVGGGGGDGRNIKPERPIRVSSLLKDRGQVLIREQSSPAMDAETLVLSPNVNGTAIEMNGVKTLMPFNGAAMVGIKQGLGIVSYLQGKTFLITGSTGFLAKVLIEKVLRMAPDVGKIYLLIKAKNKEAAVHRLKNEVLDAELFKTLRETHGASYQSFMLDKLVPVTGNICDSNIGLQTDSAEEIAKEVDVIVNSAANTTFNERYDVALDINTRGPGNLMGFAKKCKKLKLFLQVSTAYVNGQRQGRIMEKPFSMGDCIATENFMEGNRRALDIDKEMKLALDAARKGTQDQDEAQKMKDLGLERARSYGWQDTYVFTKAMGEMMINSTRGDVPVVIIRPSVIESTCKDPFPGWMEGNRMMDPIVLCYGKGQLTGFLVDPKGVLDVVPADMVVNATLAAIAKHGMAKADTEPEINVYQIASSAINPLVFEDLAELLYNHYKSTPCMDSKGVPIRVPLMKLFDSVDDFSDHLWRDAQERSGLMNGMDSSDSKILQKLKFICKKSVEQAKHLATIYEPYTFYGGRFDNSNTHRLMENMSEEEKVEFGFDVGSINWNDYITNVHIPGLRRHVLKGRA; this comes from the exons ATGGAAGCTCTCTTCTTGAGTTATTCTTCTTCCTCCATTGCTGCGTCAATCAAACTTTCAAGATTACACGACCGTCGTGACTGGTGCACTTTGTTAAGGGACAAGAAAAGGGTAGGACCCACCTGGTGCCGCGTAGGTGGTGGTGGCGGTGATGGGAGAAACATCAAACCAGAGAGGCCTATTAGGGTCTCATCGCTTTTGAAAGACAGAGGTCAAGTATTGATTAGGGAACAGAGTTCGCCTGCTATGGACGCTGAGACATTGGTTCTGTCTCCTAATGTCAATGGTACAGCCATTGAGATGAATGGAGTGAAAACTCTGATGCCTTTCAATGGTGCTGCTATGGTGGGGATCAAACAAGGACTTGGCATCGTTAGTTATCTCCAAGGGAAGACGTTTCTAATCACTGGCTCCACTGGCTTCTTAGCTAAAG TATTGATAGAGAAGGTCTTGCGAATGGCTCCTGATGTTGGGAAAATATATCTCTTGATTAAAGCCAAAAACAAAGAAGCAGCGGTTCATCGGTTAAAGAACGAG GTGTTAGATGCAGAGCTTTTTAAAACTCTAAGAGAGACTCATGGGGCATCTTACCAGTCTTTCATGTTAGACAAGCTTGTCCCTGTGACAGGAAACATTTGCGATTCAAACATTGGGCTGCAAACAGATTCAGCAGAGGAGATTGCAAAAGAAGTTGACGTAATTGTCAACTCTGCTGCCAATACAACCTTCAATGAAAG ATATGATGTTGCTTTGGACATAAACACACGAGGGCCTGGTAATCTCATGGGATTCGCCAAGAAATGCAAGAAACTCAAGCTTTTCTTGCAAGTATCCACAG CTTATGTGAATGGACAAAGACAAGGAAGGATCATGGAGAAGCCCTTCTCGATGGGAGATTGTATAGCTACAGAGAACTTCATGGAAGGTAACAGGAGAGCATTAGATATCGATAAAGAGATGAAGCTAGCTCTTGATGCTGCAAGAAAAGGGACTCAAGATCAAGATGAGGCGCAGAAGATGAAGGATCTCGGTCTAGAGAG GGCAAGATCATATGGATGGCAAGACACTTATGTTTTCACCAAAGCAATGGGAGAGATGATGATCAATAGCACTAGAGGGGACGTACCTGTGGTTATTATAAGGCCTAGCGTCATCGAAAGCACTTGCAAAGACCCTTTCCCTGGATGGATGGAAGGAAACAG GATGATGGATCCTATAGTGCTGTGTTATGGAAAAGGACAGCTCACAGGGTTCTTGGTTGATCCAAAAGGAGTTCTTGATGTGGTTCCGGCTGATATGGTCGTTAATGCGACATTAGCTGCTATAGCAAAGCATGGAATGGCTAAGGCAGATACAGAACCTGAGATAAACGTGTATCAGATCGCTTCTTCAGCGATAAATCCTCTGGTTTTCGAGGACTTAGCTGAGCTTCTTTACAACCACTACAAATCTACCCCGTGCATGGACTCGAAAGGTGTTCCTATTAGGGTGCCTTTGATGAAGCTTTTCGACTCCGTTGATGATTTCTCGGATCATTTGTGGAGAGATGCTCAAGAACGGAGTGGCTTAATGAATGGTATGGACTCATCGGATAGTAAGATATTACAGAAGCTTAAATTCATATGCAAGAAATCTGTTGAGCAAGCCAAACACCTTGCCACTATTTATGAGCCATACACTTTCTATGGTGGAAG ATTTGATAACAGCAATACACATAGATTAATGGAGAATATGTCTGAAGAAGAGAAGGTTGAGTTTGGGTTTGATGTTGGAAGCATTAACTGGAATGACTACATTACAAATGTTCACATTCCCGGTTTAAGAAGACATGTTTTGAAAGGAAGGGCTTAG